The proteins below are encoded in one region of Sander lucioperca isolate FBNREF2018 chromosome 11, SLUC_FBN_1.2, whole genome shotgun sequence:
- the jun gene encoding transcription factor AP-1: MYTKMETTFYDDSLNAFSQQDNAGYGYSNPKVLKHNMTLNLSDPTGTLKPHLRAKASDILTSPDVGLLKLASPELERLIIQSSNGLITTTPTPTQFMCPKNVTDEQEGFAEGFVRALAELHHQHMPGTTNVSVTSAPQTSVNTSLPPVSSVAGATVYNNNNNAAMRSDSPVYEDLNTFNPAISTVSAPNYTTSAPTMSFPAAPPQLPIYGQTSSGQLHRLTALKEEPQTVPEMPGETPPLSPIDMENQERIKAERKRMRNRIAASKCRKRKLERISRLEDKVKNLKSQNSELASTANMLREQVAQLKQKVMNHVNSGCQLMLTQQLQTF; encoded by the coding sequence ATGTATACCAAGATGGAAACTACTTTCTATGACGACTCACTCAACGCTTTCTCCCAGCAAGACAACGCCGGCTACGGATACAGCAACCCCAAAGTGCTGAAACACAACATGACGCTGAACCTGAGCGATCCGACGGGCACTCTGAAACCTCACCTCCGCGCCAAAGCCAGCGACATCCTCACCTCTCCCGATGTGGGCTTGCTGAAACTGGCTTCCCCGGAGCTGGAGCGGCTCATCATCCAGTCCAGCAACGGACTCATCACCACCACGCCGACCCCGACTCAGTTCATGTGTCCCAAGAATGTTACGGACGAGCAGGAGGGCTTCGCTGAGGGGTTTGTCCGAGCCCTGGCTGAGCTTCACCACCAGCACATGCCGGGCACAACTAATGTGAGTGTCACCTCGGCTCCTCAGACCAGTGTCAACACTTCCCTGCCGCCTGTTTCATCTGTTGCCGGTGCCACcgtttacaacaacaacaacaacgcagCCATGCGCTCCGACTCGCCGGTTTATGAGGACTTGAACACTTTTAACCCGGCCATCAGCACCGTCTCGGCACCGAATTACACCACCTCAGCCCCGACTATGTCCTTCCCTGCTGCCCCGCCGCAGCTTCCCATCTACGGGCAGACATCCTCTGGCCAGCTCCACCGGCTCACGGCGCTCAAAGAGGAGCCCCAAACCGTGCCTGAGATGCCGGGGGAGACGCCTCCTCTCTCCCCAATCGACATGGAGAACCAGGAGCGCATCAAGGCCGAGAGAAAGCGGATGAGGAACCGCATCGCTGCCTCCAAGTGCCGGAAGAGGAAGCTGGAGCGCATCTCGAGGCTGGAGGATAAAGTGAAGAACCTCAAGTCCCAGAACTCGGAGCTCGCGTCCACTGCCAACATGTTGCGCGAGCAGGTGGCCCAGCTGAAACAGAAGGTGATGAACCACGTCAACAGCGGGTGCCAGCTCATGTTAACGCAACAGCTCCAGACCTTCTGA